A genome region from Pseudomonas pergaminensis includes the following:
- a CDS encoding capsule biosynthesis GfcC family protein, whose amino-acid sequence MIGRILTALLLFWSCVSTSQAAVTVSGQVRTPGPIALPPDARLLDAIIPSQPDAQGYWLGAAWLHQPLLERQARLKAGVLFDLQTLHQAALAEGLEGRAHSAERLYRQVQPLPVTGRQVAVLDPVAVEVGFAPNLPLSDGDRLVYPPRPTQVRVVGAVAAACSLAFEPLRAARDYLTACPPLMEADADYLWVIQPDGKVSRLGIAPWNREEGAPPAPGATLLVPIRSDDLSAPTPDLNQQLAEFLATQPLAEVTP is encoded by the coding sequence ATGATCGGTCGAATACTCACGGCGCTGCTGCTGTTCTGGAGTTGCGTCAGTACGAGCCAGGCCGCCGTGACCGTCAGCGGCCAGGTGCGCACCCCAGGTCCTATCGCGCTGCCACCCGATGCACGTTTGCTGGACGCGATCATTCCGTCGCAACCGGATGCCCAGGGTTATTGGCTGGGAGCAGCCTGGTTGCATCAACCCTTGCTGGAACGCCAGGCGCGGCTCAAGGCCGGCGTGCTGTTTGATTTGCAAACCCTGCACCAGGCCGCGTTGGCTGAAGGGCTTGAAGGCCGGGCTCATAGTGCCGAACGCTTGTATCGGCAGGTGCAGCCCTTACCTGTCACTGGCCGCCAGGTGGCGGTGCTGGACCCGGTGGCGGTGGAAGTCGGCTTTGCGCCGAACCTGCCGCTCAGCGATGGCGACCGCCTGGTATACCCGCCACGGCCCACGCAGGTGCGCGTGGTGGGGGCTGTCGCTGCGGCGTGCAGCCTGGCGTTCGAGCCGCTGCGGGCAGCCCGTGATTACCTCACCGCGTGCCCGCCACTGATGGAGGCGGATGCTGATTATTTGTGGGTGATCCAGCCTGACGGGAAGGTCTCGCGCCTGGGCATTGCGCCCTGGAACCGCGAAGAGGGCGCCCCCCCAGCGCCCGGCGCCACGCTGCTGGTGCCGATCCGCAGTGACGACCTGAGCGCGCCCACCCCTGACCTGAATCAGCAACTGGCCGAGTTTCTCGCCACCCAACCCCTGGCCGAGGTCACGCCTTGA